The following are from one region of the Oncorhynchus masou masou isolate Uvic2021 chromosome 24, UVic_Omas_1.1, whole genome shotgun sequence genome:
- the LOC135511606 gene encoding homeobox protein koza-like, with product MALDCSSFSIKDILTRGRDARDNIPTSRNLTELCTLKLASISQHRQTESRDGSLRGPGSSTSDCSDEHKGDEMEMKHIHQGSISSSPGLGDTRNPTFEFGSEESTGEEAEHMACKKDINNKQPSIYQDKQRMEEENERESSYSTVGPSISGNKKRSRAAFTHAQVYELERRFNLQRYLSGPERANLAGALKLTETQVKIWFQNRRYKTKRRQMAAEIAACSSSTPATLAKKVAVKILVRDDQRQYRGDELHRPPALPLYPAYQYGYNPYMYCFQTGISSNALCGGMH from the exons ATGGCGCTGGactgctcctctttctccatcaAGGACATCCTCACCCGCGGACGTGACGCGCGAGACAACATTCCAACTTCACGGAATCTGACAGAACTATGCACGTTAAAGCTGGCCTCCATCAGCCAGCACCGGCAAACCGAGAGCAGGGATGGGAGCTTGAGGGGCCCCGGTTCATCCACTTCGGATTGCAGTGACGAGCACAAAGGGGATGAGATGGAGATGAAACACATCCACCAAGGAAGTATTAGTTCCTCTCCTGGTTTGGGAGACACCAGGAATCCTACGTTCGAGTTCGGTAGTGAAGAGTCCACTGGGGAGGAGGCGGAACACATGGCATGCAAAAAAG ACATAAACAACAAACAACCCAGTATCTATCAGGACAAAcagaggatggaagaggagaatgagagggagagtagTTACAGCACCGTGGGCCCATCCATATCTGGTAACAAGAAGCGCTCCCGTGCGGCCTTCACCCACGCGCAGGTCTACGAGCTAGAGCGTCGGTTTAACTTGCAGCGCTACCTGTCCGGTCCCGAACGGGCGAACTTAGCGGGCGCCCTGAAGCTCACGGAAACCCAGGTGAAAATCTGGTTCCAGAACCGGAGATATAAGACCAAACGGCGGCAGATGGCGGCCGAAATTGCCGCTTGTAGTTCCTCTACACCAGCCACACTGGCTAAGAAAGTGGCGGTGAAGATCCTGGTTCGAGACGATCAGAGACAGTACCGAGGGGACGAGCTGCATCGTCCGCCTGCTCTGCCACTATATCCGGCCTACCAATATGGATACAACCCCTACATGTACTGCTTCCAGACAGGAATCTCTAGCAATGCGCTTTGTGGGGGGATGCATTGA
- the LOC135511605 gene encoding homeobox protein Nkx-2.5-like encodes MIIMLPSPVISASTTPFSVKDILKLELQQQSQQQRLASHLGPPPDCSHPVSQQHHFALQSPPSCMLAGRNRDSPSPGLLEREAGMSYLGSLTVQERLMETGLAGEIFTSPGLQGHSADTSLEVEQEDIDTKSCGLIGVRDCEESTQVHSDLEKPPKQQRARRKPRVLFSQAQVFELERRFKQQRYLSAPEREHLANTLKLTSTQVKIWFQNRRYKCKRQRQDKTLEMAGHPHHNPPPRRVAVPVLVRDGKPCLAGSQNYNTSYTVGAASPYSYNGYPVYNNPVYTNTYSCTYSSLPALAPNTTANAFMNMGLGNLGVSQSQAQTPQGTACQGTLQGIRAW; translated from the exons ATGATAATAATGCTTCCTAGCCCTGTTATTTCTGCCTCCACCACGCCGTTCTCAGTCAAAGACATACTGAAGCTGGAGCTTCAGCAGCAGTCCCAGCAGCAGCGGCTCGCCTCACACCTTGGGCCGCCGCCTGACTGCTCTCACCCGGTGTCGCAGCAGCACCACTTCGCCCTCCAGTCGCCCCCGTCTTGTATGCTGGCTGGCAGAAACAGGGACAGTCCCAGCCCCGGGCTCttggagagagaggcggggatGTCCTACCTGGGTAGTCTGACCGTGCAGGAGCGGCTGATGGAGACGGGTCTTGCCGGAGAGATATTCACTTCCCCGGGGCTACAGGGACACTCAGCCGACACCAGCCTGGAAGTTGAGCAGGAGGACATAGACACCA AATCTTGTGGCCTAATAGGAGTGAGGGACTGCGAGGAGTCCACACAGGTGCACTCGGACTTGGAGAAACCCCCAAAACAGCAAAGGGCCCGGCGGAAACCACGGGTACTCTTTTCCCAGGCGCAGGTGTTCGAGCTCGAGCGGCGTTTCAAGCAGCAGCGTTACCTATCCGCCCCGGAGAGGGAACACCTGGCCAACACTCTGAAACTGACCTCCACACAGGTCAAAATCTGGTTCCAGAACAGGAGGTATAAGTGTAAACGGCAGCGGCAGGACAAGACCCTAGAGATGGCCGGACACCCACACCATAATCCCCCGCCTAGGAGAGTGGCAGTCCCGGTGCTGGTGCGTGATGGGAAGCCCTGCCTGGCTGGATCTCAGAACTATAATACGTCCTACACTGTTGGAGCGGCCAGCCCCTATAGTTATAATGGCTACCCGGTTTACAATAACCCGGTGTATACTAACACTTACTCATGCACGTACTCTAGCCTGCCTGCTCTAGCGCCCAACACTACTGCTAACGCCTTTATGAATATGGGTCTTGGGAACCTGGGCGTGTCGCAATCTCAGGCCCAAACACCACAGGGAACAGCCTGCCAAGGAACTCTGCAGGGCATTCGGGCCTGGTAG